The following are encoded in a window of Chitinophagaceae bacterium genomic DNA:
- a CDS encoding OmpA family protein yields MKKLLLILFFCSTLISVKGQDYLGIVNMNYGGVTSMDFQPASIVDMRYKVDINIIGISTTFHNNYISVNRDFFRSDSMFSADNWQERYFSERMNDDNKFIYFNNQIQLPSFAVSLGPRASIGLSWRMRTKFNFDNIDPDLAKLAWEGVMYPPLHYQDLSNENLSVQLMNWAEYGVTFGMVLMDRDQHFLKGAARAKLLQGIFAAYLYADELRYSWSGSDTVTIVATNASYGHSDNFEVDEETLNYRFTANPTLGYDFGLVYEYRPNRRRYQYEYPEGVMNDRRDKEKYAFKVGLSVLDIGRLRFNKHPNSRNFYADIEDWYVKDFDLGSVADFDDTINSRFIFTEDEEEDFLMNMPTAISIQADLRLWRNFYLNVTPFWAVYRNDQEERVRELTRWSIAPRFDSKWFGAALPFSFAEGGQRALGASVRLGPLVVGTNNFLPFFNSDGNFYGADFHFALKVPIPHNKPKIPVPEEWETIRREVTDTLIVMDTVRVEERNVITIYDTVTVEIVQLKQKESEILQTAFDNLEFESGQDIIKARSFRSLEDLALLLTENEDWNIKLEGHTDNIGGAEFNMNLSRSRAKSIKRFLTDRGISGERIIVEYYGEEKPIADNDTPEGRQRNRRVEMQIIKDIEE; encoded by the coding sequence ATGAAAAAGTTACTTTTGATTCTTTTTTTCTGCTCCACTTTAATATCTGTTAAAGGCCAGGATTACTTAGGAATTGTAAACATGAATTACGGAGGGGTCACTTCAATGGACTTTCAGCCTGCTTCAATTGTTGATATGCGATACAAGGTTGATATTAACATAATTGGTATTAGCACTACCTTTCACAATAATTACATTTCTGTTAACCGGGATTTTTTCAGATCAGATTCTATGTTTAGTGCTGATAACTGGCAGGAAAGATATTTTTCAGAACGCATGAATGACGATAACAAGTTTATCTATTTTAATAATCAAATTCAATTACCTTCATTTGCAGTTTCTTTAGGTCCAAGAGCGTCCATTGGTTTATCATGGAGAATGCGTACAAAATTTAACTTTGACAATATCGACCCTGATCTTGCAAAGTTAGCCTGGGAAGGAGTAATGTACCCTCCGCTGCATTATCAGGACCTTAGTAATGAAAATTTAAGTGTGCAATTAATGAACTGGGCTGAATATGGAGTAACTTTTGGCATGGTACTGATGGATAGAGATCAACATTTTCTGAAAGGTGCAGCAAGAGCAAAGCTGCTACAAGGGATATTTGCGGCTTATCTTTATGCAGATGAACTTCGCTATTCATGGTCAGGAAGTGATACAGTTACTATAGTAGCTACAAATGCGAGTTATGGTCACTCAGATAATTTTGAAGTTGATGAAGAAACTTTAAATTACCGATTTACAGCAAATCCGACTTTAGGATATGATTTTGGTTTGGTTTATGAATATCGTCCAAACAGAAGGAGGTATCAATATGAATATCCCGAAGGTGTGATGAACGACAGAAGGGACAAAGAAAAGTATGCATTTAAAGTAGGTCTCTCAGTATTAGATATAGGAAGGCTCAGATTTAATAAACATCCGAATAGCAGAAACTTTTATGCTGACATAGAAGATTGGTATGTAAAAGATTTTGATTTAGGGAGCGTGGCAGATTTTGATGATACTATAAATAGCCGATTTATCTTTACAGAAGACGAAGAAGAAGACTTTCTAATGAATATGCCCACGGCAATAAGTATTCAAGCTGATTTAAGGTTATGGAGGAATTTTTATCTGAACGTAACTCCATTCTGGGCAGTATATAGAAACGATCAGGAGGAGAGGGTCAGAGAGCTTACGAGATGGAGTATTGCACCGAGATTTGACTCAAAATGGTTTGGTGCGGCTTTACCTTTTTCATTTGCTGAAGGAGGCCAAAGAGCCTTAGGTGCTTCCGTAAGGCTTGGGCCTTTAGTTGTCGGTACAAATAATTTTTTACCTTTTTTCAATAGTGATGGTAATTTTTATGGAGCAGATTTTCATTTTGCACTTAAAGTACCGATACCCCATAATAAGCCTAAAATACCTGTCCCGGAAGAATGGGAAACTATTCGAAGAGAAGTAACAGACACATTAATTGTTATGGATACCGTTAGAGTTGAAGAAAGAAATGTCATTACTATTTACGATACGGTAACCGTTGAAATTGTTCAATTAAAACAAAAGGAAAGCGAAATCCTACAAACAGCTTTTGATAATTTAGAGTTTGAGTCGGGTCAGGATATTATAAAAGCCCGCTCTTTTCGATCATTGGAAGACTTAGCTCTTTTATTAACTGAAAATGAAGATTGGAATATTAAACTGGAAGGGCATACAGATAATATTGGAGGAGCTGAGTTTAATATGAATTTATCAAGAAGTAGAGCCAAATCTATAAAGCGGTTTTTAACTGACAGGGGTATAAGCGGGGAAAGAATAATAGTTGAATATTACGGAGAAGAAAAACCAATAGCTGACAATGACACTCCAGAAGGCAGACAAAGAAACAGACGAGTTGAAATGCAAATCATTAAAGATATTGAAGAGTAA
- the atpB gene encoding ATP synthase F0 subunit A codes for MGWIFKIPVLTFMFLMSTLFIKAEQPEIIDDIDGTKSSDFDITYLIESKIIDDYQWHIIDIGERKIYLYLPVILIGKTDQGWRSSVFMSSKFDHGKNEYAGYRYNKGKIESIDGHTFYDISITKNVLSLFFVVLIMCLIFISVAKTYKNRVGMAPKGFQSLIEPIIIFVRDDIVKNSIGEKKYRKFLPYLLTLFFFIWINNLLGLVPIFPGKANVTGNIAVTLTLATLTLIVTNFNGTKAYWSHILWPPGIPIPIKIPLAVVEFIGIFTKPFALMIRLFANITAGQILMMSIFGLIFLLAPAMSTGGALGLSIGTVLFAVFMNILKLVVAFLQAFIFTLLSSIFIGQAVEEGHH; via the coding sequence ATGGGATGGATTTTTAAAATACCGGTTTTGACATTTATGTTTTTAATGTCTACTCTTTTCATTAAGGCGGAGCAACCGGAAATTATAGATGATATAGACGGCACAAAATCATCTGATTTTGACATTACATATCTTATCGAAAGCAAAATTATTGATGACTATCAATGGCATATCATTGATATTGGCGAAAGGAAGATATACCTTTATCTGCCGGTTATACTTATCGGAAAAACAGATCAGGGATGGCGTTCCAGCGTTTTTATGAGCAGTAAGTTTGACCATGGTAAAAATGAATACGCAGGTTATCGTTATAATAAGGGCAAGATTGAATCAATTGACGGACACACCTTTTACGATATCTCTATTACGAAAAATGTACTTTCGCTTTTCTTTGTAGTATTGATAATGTGTTTGATTTTTATATCAGTTGCTAAAACATATAAAAATAGAGTTGGTATGGCTCCGAAGGGTTTTCAGTCTTTGATAGAGCCTATTATTATTTTTGTTAGAGATGACATTGTTAAAAACTCAATTGGTGAGAAAAAATACAGAAAATTCCTGCCCTATTTGCTTACTTTGTTTTTCTTTATTTGGATTAATAACCTCTTAGGTTTAGTTCCAATTTTTCCGGGGAAAGCTAATGTTACAGGAAATATAGCTGTAACATTAACATTAGCTACGCTAACGTTAATTGTTACGAATTTTAATGGTACAAAAGCATATTGGTCTCATATACTATGGCCACCGGGCATCCCGATTCCTATCAAAATACCATTAGCTGTTGTTGAATTTATAGGTATATTTACCAAGCCTTTTGCATTAATGATTCGTCTATTTGCGAATATAACTGCCGGACAAATCCTTATGATGAGTATCTTTGGATTGATTTTTCTGTTAGCTCCGGCTATGAGTACAGGAGGTGCATTAGGTTTATCTATAGGTACAGTTCTATTTGCTGTTTTTATGAATATTTTAAAATTAGTAGTTGCTTTTCTTCAGGCATTTATATTTACACTATTGTCTTCTATTTTTATAGGGCAGGCAGTTGAAGAGGGGCATCATTAG
- the atpE gene encoding ATP synthase F0 subunit C has protein sequence MLLALILTQITTLGPLAGGLGAGLVVLGVSFGIGKIGATAAEAIARQPEAAGDIRTTAIIISALIEGVALFGAVICFLAISA, from the coding sequence ATGTTATTAGCTTTGATTTTAACTCAAATCACCACTTTAGGCCCACTTGCCGGTGGATTAGGTGCGGGATTAGTAGTTTTAGGCGTTAGTTTTGGTATTGGTAAAATTGGTGCAACAGCTGCTGAAGCAATTGCGCGTCAGCCTGAGGCTGCCGGTGATATCCGTACTACTGCTATCATTATTTCAGCTCTTATTGAGGGTGTTGCTCTCTTCGGTGCTGTTATTTGCTTTTTGGCAATTAGTGCCTAA
- a CDS encoding F0F1 ATP synthase subunit B gives MDTLLSPGFGLVFWSAIAFLVVLWILKKFAWGPILGALQDRESSIEASLKAAEEARKEMADLKADNERILNEARAERNEIIKEAKELKESIINEAKDKSREEAAKIIEAAKADIQNEKMAAITDIKNQAGLMAIEIAKQVLKKELKDNEAQEKYVDELINDFKLN, from the coding sequence ATGGATACATTACTTTCACCAGGTTTTGGTCTTGTCTTTTGGTCAGCGATTGCATTTTTAGTCGTACTGTGGATATTAAAAAAGTTCGCATGGGGTCCTATTTTAGGCGCACTTCAAGATAGAGAGTCATCTATAGAAGCCTCTCTTAAAGCTGCAGAAGAAGCCAGAAAAGAAATGGCAGACTTAAAAGCAGATAATGAAAGAATCTTAAATGAGGCTAGAGCTGAAAGAAATGAAATCATTAAAGAAGCAAAAGAGCTTAAGGAAAGCATAATTAATGAGGCTAAAGATAAGTCAAGAGAAGAAGCTGCTAAAATTATTGAAGCCGCTAAAGCCGATATTCAAAACGAAAAAATGGCCGCAATCACTGATATTAAGAATCAAGCCGGTTTAATGGCCATTGAAATAGCTAAACAGGTTCTTAAAAAAGAACTTAAGGATAACGAGGCTCAGGAGAAATATGTTGACGAATTAATTAACGATTTTAAATTGAACTAG
- the atpH gene encoding ATP synthase F1 subunit delta, with the protein MSNYRLAERYAKALHQLSLELNKSDELRDDIYLLHTALKGNRDLELMLKSPIVNAGSKKNAIHAIFSGKIDEMTLKFLNLLIAKGREIYIKDVTEAYFKIDFIHREITPVVLTSAVKVSKEIEEKVISILKESKVVKNVNLTTKVNSDIIGGFVLSFEDKLFDASVLRKLELLQKQFEENIYEKKF; encoded by the coding sequence ATGTCAAATTATCGATTAGCAGAAAGATATGCAAAAGCTCTACATCAGCTTTCACTTGAATTAAACAAAAGTGATGAGTTGAGAGATGATATATATTTACTGCATACAGCATTAAAGGGAAACAGAGATCTTGAATTAATGCTGAAAAGCCCAATAGTCAATGCCGGTAGCAAAAAGAATGCAATTCACGCTATTTTTTCCGGTAAAATCGATGAAATGACCTTGAAATTCCTGAATCTTTTAATTGCAAAAGGAAGGGAAATATATATCAAAGATGTAACGGAAGCTTACTTTAAAATAGATTTTATTCACAGAGAAATTACTCCGGTAGTTTTAACATCAGCAGTTAAAGTAAGCAAAGAGATTGAAGAAAAAGTGATTTCAATCCTGAAAGAAAGTAAAGTAGTTAAAAATGTTAATCTTACTACAAAAGTAAATTCCGATATTATCGGAGGCTTTGTTTTAAGTTTTGAAGATAAATTATTTGATGCAAGTGTCTTGAGAAAACTTGAGTTACTGCAAAAACAGTTTGAAGAAAATATTTACGAAAAAAAGTTTTAA
- a CDS encoding F0F1 ATP synthase subunit alpha produces MVEIRPDEISAILREQLSNTKTAEQLEEIGTVLQVGDGIARVYGLTNVRYGELVEFENKVKAIALNLEEDNVGVVLMGETESIKEGDTVRRTGLIASINVGEGMLGRVVNTLGKPVDGKGPIEGELFEMPIERKAPGVIFRQPVNEPLQTGIKAIDAMIPIGRGQRELIIGDRQTGKTAIAIDTIINQKEFYERGEPVYCIYVASGQKASTVAQVAKTLNDNGAMPYTTIVVASASDPAPLQFYAPFAGCAIGEYFRDTGRPALIIYDDLSKQAVAYREVSLLLRRPPGREAYPGDVFYLHSRLLERAAKVIDNDTIAAGMNDLPPSLKGKVKGGGSLTALPIIETQAGDVSAYIPTNVISITDGQIFLDSNLFNSGVRPAINVGISVSRVGGAAQIKTMKKVAGTLKLDQAQYRELEAFAKFGSDLDPATMNVLAKGQRNVEMLKQLQYSPLAVELQVAIIFAGTNNLMRDVPIDKVKEFEKEYLDILTVRHKDSLEELKTGKLTDTAIQAMKEVAKELNNKFKKK; encoded by the coding sequence ATGGTTGAGATAAGACCGGATGAAATTTCAGCAATCCTAAGAGAACAATTATCAAACACTAAAACAGCAGAGCAGCTGGAAGAGATTGGTACTGTTTTGCAAGTAGGTGATGGTATAGCAAGGGTATATGGTTTAACAAACGTTCGCTACGGGGAATTGGTTGAATTTGAAAATAAGGTTAAAGCAATAGCTCTAAACCTTGAAGAGGATAATGTGGGTGTTGTATTAATGGGTGAAACGGAATCCATTAAAGAAGGTGATACCGTTAGAAGAACCGGTTTGATTGCATCAATTAACGTTGGTGAGGGTATGTTAGGCAGAGTAGTGAATACTTTGGGAAAACCTGTTGACGGAAAGGGACCAATTGAAGGCGAACTTTTTGAAATGCCGATAGAGCGCAAAGCTCCGGGTGTAATTTTCAGACAGCCTGTAAATGAGCCTCTGCAAACAGGAATTAAAGCAATTGATGCAATGATACCTATCGGTAGAGGTCAGCGTGAGTTAATTATCGGAGACAGACAAACCGGTAAAACAGCTATCGCTATTGATACAATTATCAATCAAAAAGAGTTTTATGAGAGAGGTGAGCCCGTTTACTGTATATATGTAGCTTCAGGTCAAAAGGCATCAACAGTAGCTCAGGTTGCTAAAACACTAAATGATAATGGCGCTATGCCGTATACAACTATTGTAGTTGCTTCTGCTTCAGATCCGGCACCTCTTCAGTTCTATGCACCCTTCGCCGGATGCGCTATAGGAGAATATTTCAGAGATACAGGAAGACCTGCTTTAATTATATATGATGACTTGTCTAAACAAGCCGTTGCATATCGTGAAGTTTCACTTTTGTTAAGAAGACCTCCGGGAAGAGAAGCCTATCCGGGTGACGTTTTCTACCTGCATTCACGTTTATTGGAAAGAGCCGCAAAAGTTATCGACAATGATACAATTGCAGCAGGAATGAACGACTTACCGCCATCTTTAAAAGGAAAAGTAAAAGGAGGAGGATCTCTTACAGCTTTACCTATTATCGAGACTCAGGCAGGTGACGTTTCAGCATATATACCTACAAACGTAATTTCAATTACAGACGGACAGATTTTCCTTGATTCGAATTTGTTTAACTCAGGTGTAAGACCGGCTATTAATGTTGGTATTTCAGTATCAAGAGTAGGTGGTGCTGCACAGATTAAAACAATGAAAAAAGTGGCAGGAACTCTTAAGTTAGACCAGGCACAATATCGTGAATTGGAAGCATTTGCTAAGTTCGGCTCTGATTTAGATCCGGCTACCATGAATGTTTTAGCTAAAGGTCAGCGAAATGTGGAAATGCTAAAGCAGCTTCAGTATTCACCTTTGGCAGTAGAACTTCAAGTTGCAATTATATTCGCCGGAACAAATAATCTCATGAGAGATGTCCCTATTGATAAGGTTAAAGAATTTGAGAAAGAATATTTGGATATCCTGACAGTTAGACATAAAGACTCACTGGAAGAACTAAAAACCGGTAAATTAACTGATACGGCTATTCAAGCTATGAAAGAAGTTGCAAAAGAGTTAAACAATAAGTTTAAGAAGAAATAA
- the atpG gene encoding ATP synthase F1 subunit gamma: MPANLKEVRNRIQSVKSTQQITKAMKMVSAAKLKRASDAIIQMRPYTEKLQEILSNIVSTMEEEVSLDFSKERDPEKVLLVLVTSDKGLCGGFNSNNIKKAKGLIENEYADQFAKGNVQLMFIGKKGFDYFKKNNIKGDTTYIDLFKNLNFNETSVIAEFIMEKFLDGTYDRIEVIYGKFLNAATQDFVVERFLPVPTIETGDNYSKTKVDYLFEPSKEEIIEELVPKILKTQLYKAVLDSNASEHGARMTAMDKATENAKELVRQLNIDYNRARQAAITTELSEIVGGAEALKQ; this comes from the coding sequence ATGCCAGCGAATTTAAAAGAAGTAAGAAATAGAATACAGTCCGTTAAGTCTACACAGCAGATAACTAAAGCCATGAAAATGGTGTCTGCTGCGAAACTTAAGAGAGCTTCTGATGCTATAATACAAATGAGGCCTTATACTGAAAAGCTACAGGAAATTCTTTCCAATATTGTTTCTACTATGGAAGAAGAAGTTTCACTGGACTTTAGTAAAGAACGTGACCCTGAAAAAGTATTATTAGTATTAGTAACTTCAGATAAAGGTCTTTGCGGTGGATTTAATTCCAATAATATTAAAAAAGCAAAAGGCCTGATTGAAAATGAATACGCTGATCAATTTGCTAAAGGCAATGTGCAACTTATGTTTATTGGTAAAAAGGGTTTTGATTATTTTAAGAAAAATAATATTAAGGGAGACACAACATATATCGACTTATTTAAAAACCTCAACTTTAATGAGACATCTGTAATTGCTGAGTTCATAATGGAAAAATTCCTCGATGGCACCTATGACAGAATAGAAGTTATCTACGGTAAATTTTTAAATGCAGCTACTCAGGACTTCGTTGTTGAAAGGTTTTTGCCGGTACCTACTATTGAAACGGGTGACAACTACAGCAAAACAAAAGTAGATTATTTATTTGAGCCCTCTAAAGAAGAGATAATCGAAGAATTAGTTCCAAAAATTCTCAAAACTCAACTCTATAAAGCAGTTCTTGATTCTAATGCTTCAGAACACGGAGCAAGAATGACAGCCATGGATAAAGCTACTGAAAATGCTAAAGAATTAGTGCGTCAGCTTAATATTGATTACAACAGAGCAAGACAAGCAGCAATCACTACAGAGCTTTCTGAAATTGTTGGTGGCGCTGAAGCACTCAAACAATAG
- a CDS encoding DNA mismatch repair protein MutS, producing MAKLKLDLHDIFNKGKKIDEELENIMQEAVENRIPIIEIIPGKGSGQLKKKVLRFLERKDIKQLYHRVDKDSKNFGRLFVRFKH from the coding sequence ATGGCAAAATTAAAATTAGACCTTCACGATATCTTTAATAAAGGAAAAAAGATTGATGAAGAGCTGGAAAATATCATGCAGGAAGCTGTGGAAAATAGAATACCCATCATTGAAATCATTCCCGGTAAAGGAAGTGGTCAGCTAAAGAAAAAAGTATTACGATTTCTTGAGCGAAAAGATATAAAACAGTTATATCATCGGGTTGATAAGGATTCAAAAAATTTCGGTCGTTTATTTGTAAGATTCAAACACTAA
- a CDS encoding glycosyltransferase family 2 protein gives MILTQENKISAVIITYNEEKNILRCLESVKKVADEIIVVDSFSTDATPEICREFNVVFLQNTFKGHVEQKNFAAQKATSPYVLSLDADELLSDELVQYINSIKKQLFDFEAYSFKRLNNYCGKWIKNGAWYPDRKIRLWQAGKGSWGGDNPHDKVIMNANSRVEKVNHEILHYSFTSISEHLTQVNKFSSIAAETAFNNGKRASILMLLLSPFFKFVRDYFFKAGFRDGFYGLVIAVISSHSKFLKYAKLLQKQINLKKDS, from the coding sequence ATTATTTTGACACAAGAGAATAAAATTTCAGCTGTAATCATTACTTACAATGAAGAAAAAAATATTCTTCGCTGTCTTGAATCTGTGAAAAAAGTGGCCGATGAAATTATAGTGGTAGATTCCTTTTCAACAGATGCCACCCCGGAAATTTGCAGGGAATTTAATGTAGTTTTTTTACAAAATACTTTTAAAGGACATGTTGAACAAAAGAATTTTGCGGCTCAAAAAGCTACTTCACCCTATGTTTTATCACTTGATGCAGACGAACTGCTTTCAGATGAACTGGTGCAATATATAAATTCAATTAAAAAGCAGCTGTTTGACTTCGAAGCCTACTCTTTTAAGAGGTTAAATAATTACTGTGGAAAATGGATAAAAAATGGTGCATGGTATCCTGACAGAAAAATTCGTCTTTGGCAAGCAGGTAAAGGAAGCTGGGGAGGAGATAATCCCCATGATAAAGTGATTATGAATGCAAATAGCAGAGTTGAAAAAGTGAATCATGAAATTTTGCATTACTCTTTCACATCAATTAGCGAACATCTTACACAGGTAAATAAATTTAGCAGTATTGCCGCTGAAACGGCATTTAATAATGGTAAAAGAGCTAGCATTCTTATGCTTTTGCTAAGCCCGTTTTTTAAATTTGTAAGAGATTACTTTTTTAAGGCCGGATTTAGAGATGGGTTTTACGGCCTGGTAATCGCAGTTATTTCTTCTCATAGTAAGTTTTTGAAATATGCAAAATTGCTTCAAAAGCAAATAAATCTCAAGAAGGATAGTTAA
- a CDS encoding glycosyltransferase family 1 protein — MKVVHLSTAHSWRGGEQQIAYLIDELNKHSVKQILVCSRNSEIETYAQQSQLQYYSFTKKSAISFQFIKGLIRVMRKEQPDIVHIHDSHAQTIAVLSALLTKNSTPFVLSRRVDFPVSSNVFSRFKYNYPAIKKIICVSDAISDILKPAIKEQNKLVTIHSGIDFKKFKNENSRTIRNQLGISEDVKLVGNVAAIADHKDYFTFVDTANLILNEGLNVHFVVIGDGPLREEIETYIHQKGLSEKITLLGFRKDVHKIIYELDYFLFTSKTEGLGTSVIDAMYAGVPVVATKAGGVPELITNRIHGFLSNVKDSDSLSENFIELFKDEEIRKDLIKNAKEKALLFSKELMAKKTLEVYKDILASSNKN; from the coding sequence ATGAAAGTAGTTCATTTATCAACGGCACATTCCTGGAGGGGAGGAGAGCAACAAATAGCTTATCTGATAGATGAACTAAATAAGCATTCTGTTAAGCAGATTTTAGTCTGTAGCAGAAACAGCGAAATTGAAACTTATGCGCAACAAAGTCAATTGCAATACTATTCTTTCACTAAGAAATCAGCAATAAGTTTTCAATTCATAAAAGGTCTAATCCGCGTAATGCGAAAAGAACAACCGGATATTGTTCACATTCATGATTCTCATGCTCAGACTATAGCTGTCTTGTCCGCTTTGCTAACAAAAAACAGTACTCCATTTGTTTTAAGCCGGCGTGTAGATTTTCCGGTAAGCAGTAATGTTTTTTCCCGCTTTAAATATAATTATCCGGCTATAAAAAAAATCATTTGTGTTTCAGATGCTATTTCAGATATTTTAAAACCGGCTATTAAAGAGCAAAACAAATTGGTAACTATTCACAGTGGAATAGATTTTAAGAAATTTAAGAATGAAAATTCAAGAACTATCCGTAATCAATTGGGAATATCCGAAGATGTTAAGTTAGTAGGGAATGTAGCTGCAATTGCTGATCATAAGGATTATTTTACTTTTGTGGATACGGCAAATCTGATTTTAAATGAAGGTTTAAACGTACATTTTGTTGTAATCGGTGACGGGCCTCTAAGAGAAGAGATAGAAACCTATATTCATCAAAAAGGCTTAAGTGAAAAAATTACATTACTCGGATTTAGAAAAGACGTACACAAAATTATTTATGAATTAGATTATTTTCTTTTTACCTCAAAAACAGAAGGTTTGGGGACATCCGTTATTGATGCCATGTATGCCGGTGTGCCGGTAGTTGCAACCAAAGCGGGCGGAGTCCCTGAATTAATAACAAATCGTATACACGGTTTTTTATCTAATGTAAAAGATTCGGATTCTTTGTCAGAAAACTTTATTGAACTTTTTAAAGATGAAGAAATACGAAAGGATTTAATCAAAAATGCTAAAGAAAAAGCCTTACTATTCTCAAAAGAGCTAATGGCAAAGAAAACACTAGAAGTTTATAAAGATATTTTAGCATCGTCTAATAAAAATTGA
- a CDS encoding glycosyltransferase family 1 protein, producing MQPLKIGFDAKRLFLNETGLGNYSRNLLAALSVHYPENEYSLFSPRIDQKYQNFIKKHPVYTPKGIWKFLPHQLWRSYGISNFANVLELDIYHGLSHELPYGIEKSNCKSVVSIHDLIFKTFPELYKTADRFFYDSKIKNAVKSANKIVCISQQTATDLSTFYEVDEQKIQVVYQSCSANYENFTSDEKLKNSLMANYNLPENFVLSVGMNPRKNLEILIDAIVLLKNRNLDFPALLLVGNSNTYQKKLREKVVSNGLDKKVIFLENIGDNELPQLYHMALFSTYLSVYEGFGIPLAESLYCKTPVITNEKGCFSEAAGPGGMYVNVLSKEEIASAIIELSENSSKRNQLSEKGFEYVKRFNADVITAQWIDLYRNLL from the coding sequence ATGCAACCACTAAAAATTGGGTTTGATGCCAAAAGATTGTTTCTGAATGAAACCGGATTAGGAAACTATAGCAGGAATCTGCTGGCTGCATTATCTGTTCATTACCCGGAGAATGAATATTCCCTTTTTTCACCCCGAATTGATCAGAAATATCAAAATTTTATAAAGAAACATCCTGTTTATACACCCAAAGGAATCTGGAAATTTTTACCACACCAATTATGGCGCTCTTACGGTATTTCAAATTTTGCAAATGTATTAGAGCTAGATATTTATCATGGCTTAAGTCATGAATTACCTTATGGAATTGAGAAATCAAACTGTAAAAGTGTTGTTTCTATTCATGATCTTATATTCAAAACATTCCCGGAACTTTATAAAACTGCAGATAGATTTTTTTATGACTCAAAAATTAAAAATGCTGTAAAGTCCGCTAATAAAATTGTTTGTATCAGTCAGCAGACTGCCACTGATTTATCCACATTTTATGAAGTTGACGAACAAAAAATACAAGTTGTTTATCAATCCTGTTCTGCTAATTATGAAAATTTTACATCTGACGAAAAATTAAAGAACAGCTTAATGGCTAACTATAATTTACCGGAAAACTTTGTCCTTAGTGTAGGTATGAATCCCCGTAAAAATCTGGAAATTCTTATTGATGCGATTGTACTTTTAAAAAACAGAAACTTAGATTTTCCTGCACTGCTATTAGTTGGGAATTCGAATACGTATCAGAAAAAATTAAGAGAAAAGGTCGTTTCAAATGGACTTGATAAAAAAGTCATTTTTTTAGAAAATATTGGTGATAATGAATTGCCACAGCTTTATCATATGGCCTTGTTTTCAACTTACCTTTCGGTATATGAGGGTTTTGGAATTCCTTTAGCAGAGTCATTATATTGCAAAACACCTGTAATAACAAATGAAAAAGGCTGTTTTTCAGAAGCTGCCGGCCCGGGGGGCATGTATGTAAACGTTCTTTCTAAAGAAGAAATAGCAAGTGCAATAATAGAACTGAGTGAAAATAGTTCAAAAAGAAATCAACTCTCTGAAAAGGGTTTTGAGTATGTTAAGAGATTTAATGCCGATGTAATAACAGCTCAATGGATTGATTTATACAGAAATTTACTTTAA